One part of the Perognathus longimembris pacificus isolate PPM17 chromosome 10, ASM2315922v1, whole genome shotgun sequence genome encodes these proteins:
- the LOC125358001 gene encoding olfactory receptor 11G2-like isoform X1, with protein sequence MNSNKRVAHTISGFILLGFPGPRQGQILLFVLFSVIYILTLMGNGSIICAVHWDQRLHTPMYILLANFSFLEIWYVTSTVPNMLANFLSDTKVISFSGCFLQFYFFFSLGSTECFFLAVMAFDRYLAICRPLHYPIIMTRRFCNNLVVSCWVLGFLWFLVPITIISQMTFCGSGIIDHFLCDPGPILALTCTRDPVIELTSSSLSSLLLFIPFLFIMGSYALVLRAVLRVPSASGRRKAFSTCGSHLAVVSLFYGSVMVMYVSPTSDHEARTQKIVTLFYSVVTPLFNPVIYSLRNKDMKYAMKKLLKIQN encoded by the exons ATGAACTCCAACAAGAGAGTAGCACA caccatttctggcttcatCCTCCTGGGCTTCCCTGGTCCCAGGCAGGGCCAGATCCTCCTCTTCGTGCTCTTCTCTGTCATCTACATCCTCACACTCATGGGCAATGGTTCCATCATCTGTGCTGTGCACTGGGATCAGAGACTCCATACCCCCATGTACATCCTGCTGGCCAACTTCTCCTTCCTGGAGATCTGGTATGTTACCTCCACAGTCCCCAACATGTTGGCCAATTTCCTCTCTGACACCAAGGTCATCTCCTTCTCTGGATGCTTTCtccagttttatttcttcttttctttgggaTCTACAGAATGTTTTTTTCTAGCAGTAATGGCTTTTGATCGGTATCTGGCCATCTGCAGGCCTCTACACTATCCTATCATTATGACTAGACGTTTTTGCAACAACCTTGTGGTCAGCTGCTGGGTACTTGGTTTCCTCTGGTTCCTGGTTCCTATCACTATCATCTCCCAGATGACCTTCTGTGGATCTGGGATCATTGACCACTTCCTATGTGACCCAGGTCCAATACTAGCCCTCACCTGTACCAGAGACCCAGTAATAGAGTTGACTAGCTCCTCCTTAAGttccttacttttatttattccctttctcttcatcaTGGGGTCCTATGCTCTGGTTCTTAGGGCTGTACTGAGGGTCCCTTCAGCATCTGGAAGAAGAAAGGCCTTTTCCACCTGTGGCTCCCATCTGGCTGTGGTTTCTCTTTTCTATGGCTCAGTGATGGTCATGTATGTGAGCCCAACATCTGATCATGAAGCCAGAACACAAAAAATTGTAACTCTGTTCTATTCTGTGGTCACTCCACTGTTTAATCCTGTAATATATAGTCTGAGAAACAAAGACATGAAATATGCAATGAAAAAACtactgaaaatacaaaattaa
- the LOC125358001 gene encoding olfactory receptor 11G2-like isoform X2: MTDINTFSNFSTISGFILLGFPGPRQGQILLFVLFSVIYILTLMGNGSIICAVHWDQRLHTPMYILLANFSFLEIWYVTSTVPNMLANFLSDTKVISFSGCFLQFYFFFSLGSTECFFLAVMAFDRYLAICRPLHYPIIMTRRFCNNLVVSCWVLGFLWFLVPITIISQMTFCGSGIIDHFLCDPGPILALTCTRDPVIELTSSSLSSLLLFIPFLFIMGSYALVLRAVLRVPSASGRRKAFSTCGSHLAVVSLFYGSVMVMYVSPTSDHEARTQKIVTLFYSVVTPLFNPVIYSLRNKDMKYAMKKLLKIQN; this comes from the coding sequence ATGACAGACATCAATACCTTCAGCAActtcagcaccatttctggcttcatCCTCCTGGGCTTCCCTGGTCCCAGGCAGGGCCAGATCCTCCTCTTCGTGCTCTTCTCTGTCATCTACATCCTCACACTCATGGGCAATGGTTCCATCATCTGTGCTGTGCACTGGGATCAGAGACTCCATACCCCCATGTACATCCTGCTGGCCAACTTCTCCTTCCTGGAGATCTGGTATGTTACCTCCACAGTCCCCAACATGTTGGCCAATTTCCTCTCTGACACCAAGGTCATCTCCTTCTCTGGATGCTTTCtccagttttatttcttcttttctttgggaTCTACAGAATGTTTTTTTCTAGCAGTAATGGCTTTTGATCGGTATCTGGCCATCTGCAGGCCTCTACACTATCCTATCATTATGACTAGACGTTTTTGCAACAACCTTGTGGTCAGCTGCTGGGTACTTGGTTTCCTCTGGTTCCTGGTTCCTATCACTATCATCTCCCAGATGACCTTCTGTGGATCTGGGATCATTGACCACTTCCTATGTGACCCAGGTCCAATACTAGCCCTCACCTGTACCAGAGACCCAGTAATAGAGTTGACTAGCTCCTCCTTAAGttccttacttttatttattccctttctcttcatcaTGGGGTCCTATGCTCTGGTTCTTAGGGCTGTACTGAGGGTCCCTTCAGCATCTGGAAGAAGAAAGGCCTTTTCCACCTGTGGCTCCCATCTGGCTGTGGTTTCTCTTTTCTATGGCTCAGTGATGGTCATGTATGTGAGCCCAACATCTGATCATGAAGCCAGAACACAAAAAATTGTAACTCTGTTCTATTCTGTGGTCACTCCACTGTTTAATCCTGTAATATATAGTCTGAGAAACAAAGACATGAAATATGCAATGAAAAAACtactgaaaatacaaaattaa